AACTCCCCGGACAGAAGGCCCTCCGCAGACCGGGTCGGGCCGGTTCTCCTTAAGAGAAGGGATACCGAAAAGACGGGAGATCGGTCTCCCGCACATTAATTTTGCTTCAACGGCTTAAGAGCGAGGAAAGAGACTATGAAGAGGGAAGAGATCCTCGGCTGGTTGCGCGCCACCGACGAGAACCAGCTGGAAGCATTGTGGCAGCAGGCGGACGAGGTGAGGCGCCAGAACGTCGGCGACGAGGTGTACCTGAGAGGGCTCATCGAAATTTCCAACTACTGCGCGCGCAGCTGCGGCTACTGCGGGCTTAGGCTGGAGAACAAGGAAGTCGAGCGCTACCGCATGTCCGACGAGGAGATCATATCCTGCGCGCAGGAAGGGGTCGAGTACGGCTACGGCACCGTGGTACTGCAGGCGGGCGAGGACTACGGCATCAGCACGGAGCGGGTCACGAACCTCGTGCGCCGCATCAAGGAGGAGACGCCGCTCGCCGTCACCCTGAGCCTCGGCGAGCGTGAAGACCATGAGCTCCTCGCCTGGAAGGAGGCGGGTGCGGACCGCTATCTCCTGCGTTTCGAGACCTCGAACCGGGCCCTCTACGACAAGATCCATCCCCCCCTCCCGGGGCGCGTGTCCGACCGCTTCGCCCTGCTGCGCCGCATGCGCGACATGGGGTACGAAATCGGCTCCGGCGTCATGATCGGGATCCCCGGGCAGAGCTATGAAGACCTTGCAAACGACATAGAGATGTTCCGCACCCTCGATCTCGACATGATCGGCGTCGGCCCGTACATCTCGCACCCGCTGACTCCGCTCGGCGACCCGGAAAAGCTCCCTCCCCTTCCTGAGGGGGAACAGGTGCCGACAGGGGAACTCATGACGTACAAGACGGTCGCTCTTGCGCGCCTTGTCTGCCCGAAATCGAACATCCCGAGCACCTCGGCGCTCGCGACCCTCAACAAGGCAAAGGGACGGGAGCTTGGCCTTTGCCGCGGCGCGAACATCGTCATGCCGAACCTGAGCCCGCAGAAGTACCGGGCCCAGTACGAGATCTACCCCTCGAAGGCGTGCATCGACGAAACCGCCGCCGAGTGCCGCTCCTGCATGAGGGGAAGGATCCACTCCATCGGCAGGACGGTCGGCCAGGGGCGCGGCGACTCCCCGAACCTCAGCAAAGAAGGGTAAGGGGCGATCCATCGCGAAACTAAAGACACTCAATACTTGTGAGGTAGTACATGTGTGCAATACCGGCTTTCCAACTGAGTAAAGGCGCAGTCGATTTCATCGACGAAGGGGTCATCACGGACCTTCTCTCCGAGGGGGCACCGGACCCGGCGCAGGTGCGCGAGGTCATTGCGAAGAGCCTCGCGAAACAGGCGCTCTCCGTGAAGGAAACCGCGCTCCTTCTGAGAGCGGACCAGCCCGAGCTCATAGAGGAAATCTTCGAGGCCGCGCGCGAGCTGAAAAAGCGGGTCTACGGCAACCGCATCGTCCTCTTCGCGCCGCTGTACATCGGCAACAAGTGCGTCAACGACTGCTCCTACTGCGGCTTCAAGCGCAGCAACGTGGCTCAGGTGCGCCGCACCCTCTCCCCGGAGGAGATCAAGGGGCAGGTGGAGGCGCTGGAGCAGAAGGGACACAAGAGACTGATCCTCGTTTTCGGCGAGCACCAGGCGTACGATCCCGAGTTCATCGCCTCGTGCGTGCGCACCGTCTACGAGACGAAGATCGGCAACGGCTCGATCCGCCGCGTGAACATCAACGCCGCGCCCCTTAACCAGGACGGCTACAAGATCGTGAAGGACTCCGGCATAGGGACATACCAGATCTTCCACGAGACGTACCACCACGAGACATACGGGAAGATCCACCCGGCAAACACGCGAAAGGGTGACTACCTGTACCGCCTCGACGGCCTGAGCCGCGCGCTGGAGGCCGGGTGCGACGACGTCGGCCTCGGGGTCCTCTTCGGTCTGCACGACTGGAAGTTCGAGGTGCTGAGCCTTGTCACCCATGCGCTGCACCTGCAGGAGCGCTACAACGTCGGGCCGCACACCATAAGCTTCCCGCGCCTGCGCCCCGCCTCCGGGGTCGATCTGGACGAGAGATTCCTGGTAAATGACGAGGACTTCAAACGGGTGATAGCCGTCCTGCGCCTCGCCGTCCCGTACACCGGCCTCATCCTCACCGCCCGGGAGAACGCGGAGCTGCGGCGCGCCGCCATGTCCTTCGGCGTCTCCCAGATCGACGCCGGGAGCCGTGTCGAGCTCGGCGGCTATACCGAGGCGGGGGACGCACAGGTCATGGAGCGCGAGCAGTTCGTCCTCGGGGACGTGCGCTCCCTGGACGAGGTCATGTGCGAGCTCATGACCGATGGCTACGTCCCGAGCTTTTGCACCTCCTGCTACCGGCTCGGTAGGACCGGGGAGCACTTCATGGAGTTTTCCATCCCCGGCTTCATCAAGGAATTTTGCACCCCCAACGCGCTCCTCACCCTGCAGGAGTACCTCTCCGACTACGCCTCCCCCGAGACCCGCGCCGCCGGTGAAAAGCTGATCGCCGATGAACTCGCCCTCCTCCAGGACGGCGACATCAAGGAAAAGGTGGTCAAGTGGCTGGCCGACGTAAAGGAGAAGGGGAAGCGCGACCTCACCTTCTAAATCCACACCGACCGGGCCGGCCAGAAATGGAGGGCCCGGTGAGAGATAGCACATGCCCGACTTCCGCACCGAGAAAGACCTGCTGGGGGAGCGCCAGGTACCGGCGCAGGCCCTGTACGGCGTGCACACCGACCGGGCTTTGGAAAACTTCCCCCTGGCGGGGCGCCCGGTAAATCGCGAGCTCATTCACGCCTTCGGCGCGGTGAAGCTCGCCTGCGCCCGCACCAATCACGAACTCGGCTGGTGGGACGAAGAAAAGGCCCGGGCGATCGAGGAGGCCTGCCAGGAGATGATGGCGGGAAAGCTCGACTCGCACGTCGTGGTCGACGCGCTCCAGGGTGGCGCCGGCACCTCCACGAACATGAACGTGAACGAGGTGCTCGCCAACCGCGCCCTGGAGATCCTGGGGCGCCCCCCCGGCGATTACTGCACCGTCAGCCCCCTTGCCGACATCAACCTGCACCAGTCCACCAACGACACCTACCCTTCGGCACTGAAGGTCGCAGCCATAAATCTCCTGCGAAACCTGGAGCGGGAGGTCGTGGCGCTCCAGGAGGAGTTCCAGGGAAAAGAGAAGGCTTTCGCCCACGTGGTGAAGGTCGGCCGCACCCAGCTCCAGGACGCGGTGCTGGTGACTCTCGGCCGCGAGATGTCCGCGTATGCCGAGGCCTTTTCCCGCGACCGCTGGCGCATCTACAAGTGCGAGGAGCGCCTGCGGGTGTTGAACCTCGGGGGGACCGCGGTGGGAACGGGTCTTGCCGCGCCGCGCCAGTACATCTTCCGTGTCACGGAGAAGTTGAAGGCGATCACCGGGATAGGACTTGCCCGCGCGGAGAACCTTTTCGAGGCGACGCAGAATAACGACGTCTTCGTGGAAGTAAGCGGAATATTGAAGGCGTGCGCCACCAATCTATTAAAGACCGCCGGCGACCTGAGGCTCCTCTCCTCCGGGCCGGACGCGGGCTTTGGCGAGATCAGGCTGCCGCCGCGCCAGTCCGGCTCGAGCATCATGCCGGACAAGATAAATCCGGTCATTCCCGAGGCGGTTTCCCAAGCAGCACTCCAGGTTATGGGGTATGATCAGACCATTGCGGTCGCGGTGGCGCTCGGGAACCTGGAGCTGAACGCCTTTCTCCCCCTCATCGCCGACGCGCTCCTCAACAGCCTCGATCTGCTCACGAACGCCTGCTCGATCCTGCGCAGGCACTGCGTGGCCGGGCTCGTAGCGGACGAGGAGCGCTGCCGCCTCCACGTCGCCGGCGCTACCGCGACCGTCACCGCTCTGGTGGACGAGATCGGCTACCAGGCGGCCCAGGAGCTCTCCCTCGCCGCGAAGGAGACGGGGCGCCCGATCGTGGAGCTCGCAGTGGAGCGCGGACTTATGACGAGGGAGCACTTCGAGCAGCTCGTGTCACCGGAAAGCGTCACCAGACTCGGATCACCGTTACGAAAGGATGAGCATGAAAAGCGCACCTAAGGGAGTTCGCCTGCACATAGGCCTCTTCGGCCGCAGGAACGTCGGCAAGTCCTCTCTTCTCAACGCACTCACCCGGCAGAACGTCTCCATCGTCTCCGACGTGGCGGGGACGACGACCGATCCTGTGGAAAAGCCGATGGAGCTCCTCCCCATTGGTCCGGTTCTTTTTATCGACACCGCCGGCATCGACGACGTCGGCGCGCTCGGCGAGATGCGGGTCCAGAAGACCCGGCAGATCTTCGACCGCACCGACATCGGGATCGTGGTGGCGGTCGCCGGGGAATGGGGAGAGTTCGAGGAGGCAATCCTCAAGGAGCTCACCGAGCGCCTGACTCCCACCATCGTCGTCTTCAACAAGATCGACGTGGCGGATGTCTCCGCCGAGCACCTGGAGCGCTTCAGGCGCGACGAGATACCCTGCATCCAGACCGCCGCCATGAACGGCAGCGGCGTCCTCGACGTGCGGGAGGCGCTCATCAAGCTCACCCCGGAGGAGTACCTGAACGCCCCGAGCATCCTCGGCGACCTCGTCGGCCCCGGCGACCTCGCGGTCCTCGTGGTGCCGATCGACACCGAAGCCCCGAAGGGGAGGCTCATCCTCCCGCAGGTGCAGTCGATCCGCGACCTCCTGGACAACGACTCCTTCTGCATGGTGGTGAAAGAGCGCGAACTGCGCGACGCCCTGGGCCTTTTGAACCGCCCCCCGGCGCTCGTGGTGACCGACTCGCAGGCCTTCCTGAAGGTCGCCGGCGACACCCCCGACGGCGTCCCCCTCACCTCCTTCTCCATCCTCTTCGCCCGCAGCAAGGGGGACCTCTCCGCCTTCGTGGCAGGGGCTGTCGCCATTGAAAACCTGCGCCCGGGGGACAAGGTCCTGGTGTGCGAGGCGTGCTCGCACCACCCGATCGGGGAGGACATCGGCCGGGTGAAGATCCCGCGCTGGCTTACCCAGTACGTCGGAGGAAAGCTCGAGTTCACCCACTTCCAGGGGCACGACTTTCCCCCCGACCTCGGATCGTACAAGCTGGTGGTGCACTGCGGCTCCTGCATGTGGAACAGGCGCGAGATGCTCTCCCGCATCCTGCACTGCCAGAGGGCGGGAGTCCCCATCACCAACTACGGCCTCGCCATCGCCTTCTCACTCGGCATCCTGGAACGTGCCCTCGGCCCCTTCCCCTCCGCCCTCGAGGTGTACCGGCAGCATCTTTAGAAAAAGGAATCTATAGAAAAAGGGGACAGGCTACCCTGTCCCCTTTTTCGTGCCTGGTTCTCTAATTGCTTCCGCAGAGTGTTGATTTGCTTCAGGGAATAGCGTAAAGTAACGGCTTTGGCGGCCCGTACAGGAGAGTGTTACATGTGCATGGCAATACCGATGAAGATAGTGAGCTTTACCGGTGAGAGTGACGCGGTTGCGGAGTGCGACGGCGTGCGCCGTGAAGTGAAGTTGTCCCTGCTCAGCGACGAAGTCGGCCTCGGCGATTACGTCATCATCCACGCCGGCTTCGCCATCTCGAAGCTCAATACGGAAGAGGCGGAGGAAACCCTCGCCATCATGAGGGAAGTCCTGGAAGCGGGACAGCCGTAGCGTCTCCGGGGACCTTCAGCCCCGAAAGTCCCCCCTTTTCAAGTAGATCTTGTCAATCTCCCCCGCACAGGAAAGAAAGGAGTCCAGGACCTCCGGATCGAAATGCTCCCGCTTTGTCCTGCCGTCCCCTTCTTTCGTGATGCGCACCGCGTCGTCGTGGCTGAACGCCGCCTTGTACGGGCGCTCGCTGCGCAGCGCGTCGTAGTGGTCCACCAGCATGACGATCCGCCCTTCCAGCGGTATCTCCTTCCCCTTGAGCCCCTGCGGGTATCCCGTCCCGTCCCAGCGCTCGTGATGCGTGAGCGCGATGGAGGCTGCGACCTGTATATTGGAGTGTGTCGAGCCCGACAGGATCTTGTGCCCGATCATCGTGTGCGTCTTCATGACCTCGAATTCCTCGTCGGTGAAGACCCCCGGCTTCAGGAAGATGTGATCGGGAATGCCGATCTTTCCTATGTCGTGCATGGAACTCGCGAAGGTCAGCGCCTCCACGAAATCCCGTGACAGACCCATCGCCTGGGCGATCTTCTTGGCGTACAGGCCGAGCCGGCGAATGTGGTGCCCCGTCTCGTCGTCCCGGTATTCAGCCGCCACGGTGAGGCGCATGATCATCTCGCGACTGGCGTTCTTTACCTGCTCGGTCCGCAGCCGCACGGTCTCCTCGAGCGTCTTCTTGTAGTTCCTCTCCACCTGCAGCAGGCGACGGTAATCGAGCGCCTTTTTCGCCGAGTGCGTCAGTTGCAGCACGTTGTACGGCTTGATGAGGAAGTCAAACGCTCCCTTCTTTATCGCCTCCACCGCGGTGTTCAGTTCCGCATCGCACGTCATCAGGACGACAGGGATCTCCGGGTCGACCTTGTGGATCTCTTCCATGAGGTCGAGCCCCGACATCCCCGGCATCCTGATGTCCGTCATCACGGCCTCTATATTGTCTGTGCGTACAATCCTGAGGGCATCACCGGCATTGTCGGAGAGGACGGTGCTATACCCGTTCTGGGAAAGGAGAACCGATGCGCATTTCAGCGCGGTGCGGTCGTCGTCGACAAGGAGTATGCTCGATTTGCTCACAGGGGTTGCTTCGCTGGTCATGGTCCCCCCTCGATTTTTGAAGCCGGTCCTTCCGATATCTCCTTAAATTTGAACACACAAACCTTACCGGACCCTGCCTCATTTGCAAGGAGCGGATCCGGAAGCGGCAGGCATCTCCTCCTGCTCCACCTCCCCCTCCCCTCCCTCCTCCCGCAGGATGCGCGCAGCGGCCACCATGTTGGACAGAGCTGCTTTCGTCTCCTCCCAGCGCCGCGTCTTCAGCCCGCAATCGGGATTCACCCAGAGCCGCTCCTTCGGGACGTACGAGAGAGCGCGGCGCAGAAGGGTCACCATCTCCTCCACAGTCGGCACACGGGGGGTGTGCACGTCGAAGACCCCCGGTCCGATGGCGTTTGGGTAGCGGAAGGTGTTGAACGCCTCCAGAAGCTCCATCTGCGAGCGCGACGTTTCTATTGTGATGACGTCGGCGTCGAGTGCCGCGATCTCCGGCATGATGTCGTTGAACTCGCTGTAGCACATGTGGGTGTGGATCTGCGTCTCGTCGCGCACCCCGCTGGAGGCGAGGCGAAAGGCCTCCACGGCCCACGATAGATACTCCTCCCGGCTCCCCTTGCGCAGCGGCATCCCCTCGCGGAAAGCGGGCTCGTCAATCTGGATGATCTTCAGTCCCGCCCTCTCCAGATCCCGCACCTCGTCGCGGATGGCGAGCGCGAGCTGACGCGCAGTCTCCCGCCTCGGCTGGTCGTCCCTTGCAAAGGACCACTGCAGGATCGTCACCGGCCCGGTCAGCATCCCCTTCATCGGCTTTCTGGTGAGGCAGCGGGCGAAGTCGCTCCAGCGCACCGTCATCGCCCCCTTGCGCACCACGTCTCCATAAATTACGGGAGGCTTCACGCAGCGGGAGCCGTAGCTCTGCACCCAGCCGTGCGCGGTGAAGCCGCACCCGTCCAGCTTCCTGCCGAAATACTCGACCATGTCCGCGCGCTCGAACTCGCCGTGCACGAGGACGTCGATCCCCGCCTCCTCCTGCCAGCGCACGGCGGCTACGATCTCCGCCTCTATCGCCTCACGGTAGCTCTCGATGTCGATCTCACCCTTGCGCAGGCGGTTTCGCAGCCTGCGCAGCTCCGTGGTCTGAGGGAAGGAGCCGATCGTCGTCGTCGGAAAGAGCGGGAGATTGAGGGCCGCCGCCTGCTTCCGGCTGCGCACCTCGAAGCTGCTCTCCCGTCTCAGATCGCGCGGCGCGACATCTGCCAGCCGCTCCTCGAGCCCTTCGTTGTGCAACAGCGGGGAAGAGCGGCGACGCTGCACCACGAGGGCATTCTCCGCAAGGCGCAGTGCCGCCTCCGGCGATCCGGGGGATGAGGCGAGATAGGCGATGTCGCAGACCTCCCCGACCTTCTGGCGCGCAAAGGCGAGCCACTCCAGCACGACCTCCGGCAGGGCGCCGCCACCGCTTTCAAGGGCCGTGTCGTAGGGGACGTGAAGAAGGGAGCAGGAGGGGGCGATCATGAGGCGGCTGCTGCCGACGGCATCGATCGCCTTCCGGATGAGGGCGAGGGAAGCGGAGAAGTCGTTTCGCCAGATATTTCGGCCGTCCACGACTCCGAGGGAAAAGCAGAGTTCCTCCGGGGCTGCGGCGAGCACCTCTTCGAGTTGCTCCGGCGCGCGCTGGAGGTCGAGGTGCACTGTGTGGACCGGGAGGTGCACTGCAAGGGGGATGTTGTTGCGCAGCCCGTCGAAGTAGCTGGTGAGGATGATCCTTATCCCCGGCACCCCCCTCTTCAGCTCGCGGTAGGCGGTCCGGTACGCCTCGACGACGTTCTCCTCGAGATCGAGAGAGAGGAAGGGCTCGTCGACCTGCACAAACTCCGCCCCCGCCTCGAAGAGATCGCGCATGAGCTCCGCGTACACCGGCAGCAGCCTCTCCAGGAGCTGCAGCCGATGGAATCCCCCCTCCTTCTCCTTCCCGAGCATAAGGTAGCTCACCGGTCCCAGGAGTACCGGCTTCGCATTCATTCCCAGAGCCTTCGCCTCCAGGAACTCGTCGAGCGCCTTGCTCGACTGCACGGTAAAGGTCTGCGCCTTGTGGAACTCGGGGACGAGGTAATGGTAGTTCGTGTCGAACCACTTCGTCATCTCCATGGCGATGAGGTCGTGGCCGTCCTTCTGATAGCCGCGAGCCATGGCAAAGGCGAGATCCATGGCGGGAAGTCCGGCAAGTGGTGCATAGCGGGGAGGGATGGCGCCGACCATCTGCGACATGTCCAGCACGTGGTCGTAGTAGGAGAAGTCATTGCAGGGGATGAGATCCAGTCCCGCCTCGCGCTGCGTCAGCCAGTGCGAGCGCCGCAGCGTCTGCCCGACGGAGAGCAGTTCCTCGAGGGTGGACTCGCCGGCCCAGTACCGTTCGCATGCCTCCTTGAGCTCGCGGCGCCTGCCGATGCGCGGATACCCCAGGTTGTGGGTGAGCATTGTCGTCTCCTCCTCTGGTCGATGATGAGCAAAAGCATCCGTTTCAGTATAGCTAAAGAATCGGGGATGAGGGGCGGTAGGCGGGTGAGAGGGTGAGGATTGGTTCTACTGAAGTGGAGCATGAAGGGACGGTTTGAGGGGGATTTGCAATGAAGCGTCAGCGCTTACTCCACATCCCGGTATGGAACGCGCTCTCGGAGGAAGTTGGTGAAGAAGAAGTCCCGCCCGCTCCGTTCCACCTCCGTGGCGGTTACCTCCACCTTCCCCTTCCCCCCCGGCAGATCGACCACGAAGTGCGGAGTGGCGAGCCCGGAGGTGTATCCTCGCAAAGCCTTCAAGACCGAGATTCCGTCGTCGATCGCGGTCCGGAAGTGCGCCGTTCCCTTTACCAGATCCATCTGGTGGATGTAGTAGGGACGCACCCGGATGGCAAGGAGCTGCTGCATCAGGCGCCGCATGACCGCTGGATCGTCATTTACCCCCTTCAGAAGGACGGTCTGATTTCCGAGCGGCATCCCCGCGTCCGCAAGGCGCGCACACGCGGCGGCCGACTCGGCGGTGATTTCTGCAGGGTGGTTGAAGTGGGTGTTGATGTACAGGGGGTGATACTTCTTGAGGAGCCGGACAAGCTTCGGGGTGATACGCTCAGGGAGCGTCACCGGGATCCTCGTCCCTATGCGCACGATCTCCACGTGCGGAATGCGCCGCAGCCCCGTGAGGATCCCCTCCAGCACGTCTTCGTGCAGCATGAGGGGGTCTCCCCCGGAGAGGATGACGTCCCGGATCCCCGGGGTCGAGGCGATGTAGGCAAGGGCCGCATCCGTCGAGGCGGATGCCATCCCGGCACACCCCACTCCCCTCTTCCGCATGCAGAAGCGGCAGTACACGGCACAGGCGGAGGA
The DNA window shown above is from Geomonas sp. RF6 and carries:
- the hydE gene encoding [FeFe] hydrogenase H-cluster radical SAM maturase HydE; its protein translation is MKREEILGWLRATDENQLEALWQQADEVRRQNVGDEVYLRGLIEISNYCARSCGYCGLRLENKEVERYRMSDEEIISCAQEGVEYGYGTVVLQAGEDYGISTERVTNLVRRIKEETPLAVTLSLGEREDHELLAWKEAGADRYLLRFETSNRALYDKIHPPLPGRVSDRFALLRRMRDMGYEIGSGVMIGIPGQSYEDLANDIEMFRTLDLDMIGVGPYISHPLTPLGDPEKLPPLPEGEQVPTGELMTYKTVALARLVCPKSNIPSTSALATLNKAKGRELGLCRGANIVMPNLSPQKYRAQYEIYPSKACIDETAAECRSCMRGRIHSIGRTVGQGRGDSPNLSKEG
- the hydG gene encoding [FeFe] hydrogenase H-cluster radical SAM maturase HydG; translation: MCAIPAFQLSKGAVDFIDEGVITDLLSEGAPDPAQVREVIAKSLAKQALSVKETALLLRADQPELIEEIFEAARELKKRVYGNRIVLFAPLYIGNKCVNDCSYCGFKRSNVAQVRRTLSPEEIKGQVEALEQKGHKRLILVFGEHQAYDPEFIASCVRTVYETKIGNGSIRRVNINAAPLNQDGYKIVKDSGIGTYQIFHETYHHETYGKIHPANTRKGDYLYRLDGLSRALEAGCDDVGLGVLFGLHDWKFEVLSLVTHALHLQERYNVGPHTISFPRLRPASGVDLDERFLVNDEDFKRVIAVLRLAVPYTGLILTARENAELRRAAMSFGVSQIDAGSRVELGGYTEAGDAQVMEREQFVLGDVRSLDEVMCELMTDGYVPSFCTSCYRLGRTGEHFMEFSIPGFIKEFCTPNALLTLQEYLSDYASPETRAAGEKLIADELALLQDGDIKEKVVKWLADVKEKGKRDLTF
- a CDS encoding aspartate ammonia-lyase, with amino-acid sequence MPDFRTEKDLLGERQVPAQALYGVHTDRALENFPLAGRPVNRELIHAFGAVKLACARTNHELGWWDEEKARAIEEACQEMMAGKLDSHVVVDALQGGAGTSTNMNVNEVLANRALEILGRPPGDYCTVSPLADINLHQSTNDTYPSALKVAAINLLRNLEREVVALQEEFQGKEKAFAHVVKVGRTQLQDAVLVTLGREMSAYAEAFSRDRWRIYKCEERLRVLNLGGTAVGTGLAAPRQYIFRVTEKLKAITGIGLARAENLFEATQNNDVFVEVSGILKACATNLLKTAGDLRLLSSGPDAGFGEIRLPPRQSGSSIMPDKINPVIPEAVSQAALQVMGYDQTIAVAVALGNLELNAFLPLIADALLNSLDLLTNACSILRRHCVAGLVADEERCRLHVAGATATVTALVDEIGYQAAQELSLAAKETGRPIVELAVERGLMTREHFEQLVSPESVTRLGSPLRKDEHEKRT
- the hydF gene encoding [FeFe] hydrogenase H-cluster maturation GTPase HydF, producing MKSAPKGVRLHIGLFGRRNVGKSSLLNALTRQNVSIVSDVAGTTTDPVEKPMELLPIGPVLFIDTAGIDDVGALGEMRVQKTRQIFDRTDIGIVVAVAGEWGEFEEAILKELTERLTPTIVVFNKIDVADVSAEHLERFRRDEIPCIQTAAMNGSGVLDVREALIKLTPEEYLNAPSILGDLVGPGDLAVLVVPIDTEAPKGRLILPQVQSIRDLLDNDSFCMVVKERELRDALGLLNRPPALVVTDSQAFLKVAGDTPDGVPLTSFSILFARSKGDLSAFVAGAVAIENLRPGDKVLVCEACSHHPIGEDIGRVKIPRWLTQYVGGKLEFTHFQGHDFPPDLGSYKLVVHCGSCMWNRREMLSRILHCQRAGVPITNYGLAIAFSLGILERALGPFPSALEVYRQHL
- a CDS encoding HypC/HybG/HupF family hydrogenase formation chaperone, whose amino-acid sequence is MCMAIPMKIVSFTGESDAVAECDGVRREVKLSLLSDEVGLGDYVIIHAGFAISKLNTEEAEETLAIMREVLEAGQP
- a CDS encoding HD domain-containing phosphohydrolase, coding for MTSEATPVSKSSILLVDDDRTALKCASVLLSQNGYSTVLSDNAGDALRIVRTDNIEAVMTDIRMPGMSGLDLMEEIHKVDPEIPVVLMTCDAELNTAVEAIKKGAFDFLIKPYNVLQLTHSAKKALDYRRLLQVERNYKKTLEETVRLRTEQVKNASREMIMRLTVAAEYRDDETGHHIRRLGLYAKKIAQAMGLSRDFVEALTFASSMHDIGKIGIPDHIFLKPGVFTDEEFEVMKTHTMIGHKILSGSTHSNIQVAASIALTHHERWDGTGYPQGLKGKEIPLEGRIVMLVDHYDALRSERPYKAAFSHDDAVRITKEGDGRTKREHFDPEVLDSFLSCAGEIDKIYLKRGDFRG
- the metE gene encoding 5-methyltetrahydropteroyltriglutamate--homocysteine S-methyltransferase; this translates as MLTHNLGYPRIGRRRELKEACERYWAGESTLEELLSVGQTLRRSHWLTQREAGLDLIPCNDFSYYDHVLDMSQMVGAIPPRYAPLAGLPAMDLAFAMARGYQKDGHDLIAMEMTKWFDTNYHYLVPEFHKAQTFTVQSSKALDEFLEAKALGMNAKPVLLGPVSYLMLGKEKEGGFHRLQLLERLLPVYAELMRDLFEAGAEFVQVDEPFLSLDLEENVVEAYRTAYRELKRGVPGIRIILTSYFDGLRNNIPLAVHLPVHTVHLDLQRAPEQLEEVLAAAPEELCFSLGVVDGRNIWRNDFSASLALIRKAIDAVGSSRLMIAPSCSLLHVPYDTALESGGGALPEVVLEWLAFARQKVGEVCDIAYLASSPGSPEAALRLAENALVVQRRRSSPLLHNEGLEERLADVAPRDLRRESSFEVRSRKQAAALNLPLFPTTTIGSFPQTTELRRLRNRLRKGEIDIESYREAIEAEIVAAVRWQEEAGIDVLVHGEFERADMVEYFGRKLDGCGFTAHGWVQSYGSRCVKPPVIYGDVVRKGAMTVRWSDFARCLTRKPMKGMLTGPVTILQWSFARDDQPRRETARQLALAIRDEVRDLERAGLKIIQIDEPAFREGMPLRKGSREEYLSWAVEAFRLASSGVRDETQIHTHMCYSEFNDIMPEIAALDADVITIETSRSQMELLEAFNTFRYPNAIGPGVFDVHTPRVPTVEEMVTLLRRALSYVPKERLWVNPDCGLKTRRWEETKAALSNMVAAARILREEGGEGEVEQEEMPAASGSAPCK
- a CDS encoding KamA family radical SAM protein — protein: MQRWERQIAQSVTSPEELSGLFRLDSGALDAVVARYPMRITPYYLRLVTEAGDPIWRQCVPDPLELADLSQSPDPLDEERLSPVPGLIHRYPDRVVWVASSACAVYCRFCMRKRGVGCAGMASASTDAALAYIASTPGIRDVILSGGDPLMLHEDVLEGILTGLRRIPHVEIVRIGTRIPVTLPERITPKLVRLLKKYHPLYINTHFNHPAEITAESAAACARLADAGMPLGNQTVLLKGVNDDPAVMRRLMQQLLAIRVRPYYIHQMDLVKGTAHFRTAIDDGISVLKALRGYTSGLATPHFVVDLPGGKGKVEVTATEVERSGRDFFFTNFLRERVPYRDVE